Sequence from the Sphingobacteriaceae bacterium GW460-11-11-14-LB5 genome:
TTTGCCTATGCACATGCTGGTTTAGAGTTTGCCATTGGAGATAAATCAAAACCTCAGTTACAAAACTACAGCTCTTTGGCAAATTTAAACAAACAAACAGCTGAAGAAAGCGCTGAGTTAAGAAGAGCATTATCAACTGCTGAGCAAAATGCACAACGCGATAGAGAGCAATATGCGAAAGATTTGGGTGATGATGATAATGATGGTGTAGCCAATAAATTCGACAAATGTCCGGGAACAGCATCAGGTACTGTAGTTGATGGTTCTGGTTGTCCAATTAAAGTTCAACGCGAAATTATTAAAGAAACCAAAGTAATTACTGAGGCTGACCGTAAAGTGGTTAGAGATGCGATTTCTAATTTAGAGTTCGATTTAGGTAAATCAACTATCCGTTCTAAATCATATGCTACTTTAAACCGTGTTGCTGGTTTATTGGTAGAGAAAAACTTTAGCTTAAAATTAGCTGGTCATACTGATAATACTGGTAGCAGAGAGTTAAACTTACGTTTATCTAAAGACAGAGCCGAATCAGTAAAAGCTTATTTAGTATCACAAGGTGCTAATGCATCAAGAATTGAAGCTACAGGTTACGGACCTGACCAACCAATTGCAACAAACAAAACTGCAGCTGGTCGTCAACAAAACCGTCGTGTAGAGTTTACGTTATACTAATCGTAAATAGAGATTAACAAAAAGCTCCCCGGATTAATTTCCGGGGAGCTTTTTTATATATTCAAAGCACTGCGTCATGCTGAACTTGTTTCAGCATCTTTATTGGCAGAATGGACCCTGAAATAAATTCAGGGTGACGCCCTTTGTTAAGACAAGCCCTTCTTATTTTTATAAGTCATTTTGGCCTTTGTACCCGCGCTGTAATTGTAGTTTTTTAAATTACTGGCTTTCTTTTCATGAAAAGCAGCACCTCGTTCGGAAGTTTCGTCTTCTTCAGCACCCTTCTTTTTCTTCGGTTTCGCGGCTGCATCAACTACTTTCAAATCTTCAGGTAATTCCATTACTTCCAATTTCTGACCAATGGCTTGCTCAATTTTTTTCACCTCAATCAATTCGATATCGGTAGAAAATGTAATGGCCACCACATCTTCATCGCCATGTTTAACAATGCGCTGAATTAGTGTTTCTTTCTGCTCAGGTAATTCAAAATGCAGGATAAAAGGAATCCCTTCAATATTAAGTTCGCCTAAATTCTCGTTGGCTACAATTAAAACCCTTGCATCCGGATTATCTTTAAAGTCTTCAATATCATCATAACCTTTATCATCAAAAAACAGCGAACGGTAAATACTGATCTCCCCTTCCTTATGCTGATTAAAGTTCTTGTAAACTGTTTGTGCGGTTAAACGTGTATTGACAAAAACCACCACTTTATCAAAAACTTCGGTATCGTTTAATAATAAAGTTAACAGGTTAAGTTTGGTCCTGAAATTAGGCACCTGATAAAGCATCTGCTGATAAACTTCCGCTTGCTTTTCGCCAATTTCATCTACTTCAATTGTGGTAGTAGAATCTTTCATAAAAGGCGAAATCATATGGTTCAGTTTCTCGTGCATAACCTCAGTAAACACCACATGCTGAGACTTATAAGCGCTGTTGGCTAATTCTACAACCGGCAACTGTAAGCCTTTTTTAACAATAAGCTCTGCATTATCTACAATGAACAATTGTATTTTATTGGTATTTAAGGCTAATTTAAGGTACAATGCACGAGCCCGGTCAGGCACTGCAACAATAATATCACAGCCATCTGTAATCTCATTCATTTGTGTATCAACAGCACCACGGCTGTCAATTCCTAAAATCCTGAAGGTACTGTTCCGGTTCAATAATTTAAATTGCTCCAAAACATGATCTACATGTTCTGCATCTGGCACTAAAATTAAAGCTCTTGGTGCTTCCTCAAATGCATACTTCAACTTCATTAAAGTAGCTAAAACATAAGTTGTTGTTTTTCCCGACCCCTCTGGTCCTACCGCTATAACATCTTGTCCACCTAAAATGCGCGACATTGTTCTGGCTTGGATTTCTTTTGGCGTTAAAAATCCTGCATCAGTCATGGCCGCTACAAGTGGTTTGCTGAGTTTTAATTTATCTAAAGACACAATTACTATTTTAATGTTTGAACTGCAAATATCCTTAAAATAATTAGCTTTTCTGAAATTGAATTTAAAGGCTTCAAAACGGATGGGACAAGTTCCAGAATAAATTTGCTCGGTTTTCCAATTTATCCAATCAAAAATAAGCCATTTTTTAGCAGGTTTATTTGGCTAGAGCTTTCATTTCCAATAAAACAATCATCCACATGAAAAATTATTTTACTGAAAATGAATCAGTTGAAATATTTATTAAAATAAATACTACTAAATCTATAGATATTATATACTTATTTCTATATTTGCTCAACATTAATCATTAACAAAAAATATGTTGAACAATTAAACGCTAAAATGATGTCGATTTATTTTCAATACCCAGCTATAGATGACTATCCGAAACTCATTTATCCCTTACAAACCGGAACAGATGAACAAGCGTTTGCACAGGATGAAGATAGCTTAAATAAAGAACAGATTTTAGAATTAAGAGATTATTTGGCATTAAAGCAATTATAAAAACAGGGCCAGTTGACCGATTGGAAGGTTGGAGTTTCATAAACTCTTTACGATGGTTCGAATCCATTACTAGGCCGCAAAGTGTATCTCATAGCACTTTACCCTGATTCTGCTCAATCAGGCAAGATTTGGTTATCTTATATTTGTTTTGTTGTTAGCAAAGGCTATCCGCGATGGATAGCCTTTAATTTTTTAACTCTCCAGCAGCTCATCTCTTATTGCCTTAGATGGTATTTCTTAATAGTGAGTAATTATTAAGCAGTTTTGTTATCATTAAGGAGTTAAGAAAGTTAAGGTTTGGAAATGGGTTCTTTCATGTACTTAACCTCTTAAGGTGTGCGATATAGTGAAGCTTTGGCCCTTAAGGAATTCACAACAATTAAGTTAGACAGTATTTTTAAATTGTTTAGAAGCGCAATTGCAGTGCTCATCGTGAGGGCTTCTTCCTGCTGTCCGCTTCAATCTTTTTGGAAAAATTTCCGAAAATAGAACATAATGGTGCCAAAAAGTATTTCCGCTCCCATCAGGGCTATTGAGCAGATACAACGATTTAAAATGTCATTTCGCGGACAGTGAATAGGATAACATTTATTTTTTTTCAAAATCTCAAAACATTTTATTTCATTCTTGGTTATTTATATAATTCACATTATACTAATCTTTTACAGATTAATTTGTTTGGTTTAAAAAGGGATTTATGGATATAAATCCCTTTTCTTTTATGCAAATATTTTAAATCATATCTTAGCCCAATCAATATCACACCTATACTTTAGATGAACAGAAAACATTTCCTTTCTTCGTTTATTGCAGCCACAACTGTACTTCCTGCTTTTAAAACACTCGCCAATACCATTGAAAGTGAATCTTCGTCATTTAAAATTCCCCCGCATTTAAAACCTGGTGATTGTATTGGGATTACAAGTCCGGCAGGGTACATTACTCAAGCGCAAATCCAGCCTTCCGTTTTACAAATGCAGAGCTGGGGATTTACCATAAAAGTTGGCAATACCATTGGTAAACGCAATTTTACCTACGGCGGAACGGATGAGGAACGGCTAGCTGATTTTCAACAAATGCTTGATGATCCAACAATTAAAGCAATTATGTGTGCCCGCGGTGGTTATGGTTTTGTACGGATTATCGATAAATTAGATTTCTCTTCATTTAAAAGAAACCCAAAATGGATTATTGGTTTTAGTGACATCACCGTTTTGCATTGTCACCTGTCCAGAAATTATGGCATTGCCTCTATTCATGCTAAAATGTGTAATAGTTTCCCCGATGACTGGAGTAAAGCTGAACCCATACAGATTGAAACGATCCTATCTATTAAAAATGCAATAATCGGTGAACAAATGGGCTATATTGCTCCTGTTAATATCAATAACAGATTAGGCAAGGTTGATGGTGTTTTAGTTGGGGGAAACCTGAGTATTATCGAAACTTTGGCTGGTAGCGATTCCGATTTAGATACCAAAGGTAAAATCCTTTTCATCGAAGATACCGGCGAATACCTCTACAGTATCGATAGAATGTTATGGAATTTAAAACGCAGTGGCAAACTAAAAAACCTTAAGGGATTAATTGTTGGTGGCTTTAAAGTTAAACCTGATGATGAGGGGGAAGAATTTGGCAAAACTATTTATGATATCGTTCTAGAAAAAGTAAAGGAATACAGCTATCCTGTTGCTTTTGATTTTCCTGTGGGGCACCAGCGAAACAACTTCGCTTTAAAGTGTGGTGTAAACCATACTTTCATCGTAAACGAAACAGGCTCAACGCTAAGAAGTATTTAATTTCTAATGTTTTAGGGAAGTAATTTTAAGAAAAATGCAAGCCGGGTAATTGAACAGTTGATTAAATAATTTCGTATTTTTGATTTAAAATAAATGTTATGACTATAATCGCACATCCTAAAAATAAAAAGCAGGAGATTGCAATCGAGGCAGTTTTAAAAGCTTTAAATGTTTCTTTTCAAAAAGAAGAGGATAGCCCTTATAATCCTGAATTTGTAGAAAAGGTAAAAGCAAGATCAGTTAGTGCTGAAAAAGGTAATGTAATTAGGATTAAAGACCCCAAAAATATATGGGAAAGTATTTTATAGAAGTTGAAAAACTAGCAAAAAAAGACCTAGAAATACATTATAAATCTGGAGATAAGCCCTCAATCAGAAGAATCAACCAAATTTTCATTGAATTATCAGAACACCCGGAAATAGGAATTGGGAAACCTGAAAAATTAAAATTCGATTTATCTGGTTTTTGGTCGAGGCAGATAAACCGAAAAGACAGGTTGATCTATAAAATAGAAGAAAACATAGTTACTGTAACCATCATCTCAGCGCTTGGCCACTATGGTGATAAGTAACTGATTTTTCAATCAGAGTACAATAAAAAATTATATTAGCTAATTAAAATGTGCTGATCCTGATACACAAATCGCCGCAGCAATACGCATGACAAGCAATCCGCACGCTAAACGGTCTTCACTTCGTCTTCGCTATAATCCTTAATATCAGTAATATATCCGTTAATCAAAAGAAAATCAAACAAGGGTTTTGCTTCTGGTGTAACCGGCATATTTTCAGTGGTAATTACCTGATTGGTCTTTTTATCCAGGAAAGGATAAGCAAATAAACGCACATTGGTATTAAACATATCGTTCACGTAGCTTAATAACTGACCTGAATAATTTTCGCCGCTAAAGTTTTTAGCGTTGAATACAAATTTTAAGTTGTTGATGTTCGTAGCTAAACCAACACTTTTGGGTTTACACCTGGCCAGGTATTTAGCAAGACGGTTGTGTCGGGTAAAATTAGAAACGATAACAATATTCCCGGTATCGCACATTTCCTGAGCGCGTTTAGCCACTGCTTCTAAATCGATATCATCTGGCGTTTCTTGTGCATCGGTTAACACATTAGTTAATAAAACCTCTATCATTACCGCCAGGTTTCCTTCTTCTACTTTGTTTGTACGCTTAAACTGATCGGTGGCTTTATTAAACAGATTAAAGTTAGGTAATGATTTCTGACCGTATTTGGTCCTTAAAATCATGATATCCTTTTTATACAAAAGATCTTTAGCCTGGCGAGGGTGCGCATCCGAATCGAAAATCGCAGCTGCCGAGAAATCTTTCATAATCATATACAAATTAAGCAGAATATTGTCTACACCTGGAAAAGCCGGTCCTTTAACCGAAATCAGATCGATTTCTACCGAACCTATGGTTAAGTTATCGGCGAGCGATTCTACCATCAGTTTGGGATCCTGGTAATGGTAAAATGCAGCATAAAGTAAGTTTACACCAATAATACCCAAAACCCTTTGCTGCATGTTTACATCGGTATCCAGCAAACGCACATGAAAAAATATCTCATTAGGCAATCCTCCGGGCTCATTTTGGAAACGGATTCCAACCCAGCCATGTGGTTCGTTTGTACGTTTGTAATTTAGGGTTGTTACCGTATCTGCGAAGGCAAAAAAGGTACGGCTTTCGTATTTTTCGCCTGATAAACGTTCGTTAAGTAAACCAAATTCGTGATCGAGCATCTGTAAAAGCCTGTTCTGACTCACATAACGACCATTCGTCTCCGCTCCATAGATGGCATCGCTAAAAGTCATATCGTAAGCCGACATGGTTTTGGCAACTGTTCCGGATGCTGCACCAGCATTAAAAAAATTTCTTGAAACTTCTTGTCCCGCTCCTATTTCGGCAAAAGTGCCGTAAATTCTCGGGTCAAGATTTATTTTAAGTGCTTTACGCTTCGTATCCAGAATTTCTCTCTCCATGCCGCAAAAGTACAAAAAATTGAGATTAAGCTAATTTTAAGAATGTAACTTAAAATCAATCTAAATACTTAAGCAATGATATACCTCGCGACGCAACGTCATTTCTGCTGAAGCACAGTGAAATAGAGAACTCTAATGCCTTTATTCAACTATACAGATTTCTCCACTGCGGTCGAAATGAAGATTTTACTCCAAAAAAACAAGGTTAATGCCATCCAGCATTAACCTTATAAAACCTAAACTTAAACTATTATGAAACCTGCATCAATTCTCCATTACATCTACCTCAAATCCACCTGATGCAAGTCTCATAACCTTTGAAAAAACTAAACTATTATGAAAAATCCTCTCCCGAGAAAATCTTAATTACGATACTACAATTTCTTTGTGTTGCAATTTAGCATCGTCTTTTTTACTGATATTGATCGATAAAATACCGTCTTTATATTCGGCAGTAATGTTATCACCATCAGCGCTATCTGGTAAATTAAATGATCTTGCAAATGAGCTATAATCAAATTCTTTACGTGTAAAATCTTTAGCTACCTGGATTTCTTCTTTTTTAACTTCTGCCCAAACTGAAAGGGTATCTTTCTTTAAATTGATTTGAAAATCTTCTTTTTTCAAACCTGGAGCAGCTAACTCAATAACATACGCGGTTTCATTTTCATAAATATTCACATTTGGCGATTTATCAACCATTTTGTTTTTACTTACTGCATCGCTAAACAATGAATCAAAAACATTGTTAAAGTAAGGAGCTGTGTTACGGGTTCTGTTGTTAAAATTTACTAGTGTCATATCGCTTATTCTTTATTTTTTTTAATTTTTAAATTGATAATACACCTTATTCAACTTACATACCAAAGCAAATATTTATGATTTTTAAGACATTTTGGCAAAATAAATCCAAATCAAAAGACAAATTGGCAGAAATAAAGAATTTCTCAGACAAATTCAACTATAAAACCAATGTCCATTTGCGCTTTATTGATTTCGATATGATGGGTCATGTAAACAACTCGGTCTACTTTACCTATCTGGAAATTGCCAGAACTAAATACTG
This genomic interval carries:
- a CDS encoding LD-carboxypeptidase, which codes for MNRKHFLSSFIAATTVLPAFKTLANTIESESSSFKIPPHLKPGDCIGITSPAGYITQAQIQPSVLQMQSWGFTIKVGNTIGKRNFTYGGTDEERLADFQQMLDDPTIKAIMCARGGYGFVRIIDKLDFSSFKRNPKWIIGFSDITVLHCHLSRNYGIASIHAKMCNSFPDDWSKAEPIQIETILSIKNAIIGEQMGYIAPVNINNRLGKVDGVLVGGNLSIIETLAGSDSDLDTKGKILFIEDTGEYLYSIDRMLWNLKRSGKLKNLKGLIVGGFKVKPDDEGEEFGKTIYDIVLEKVKEYSYPVAFDFPVGHQRNNFALKCGVNHTFIVNETGSTLRSI
- a CDS encoding Txe/YoeB family addiction module toxin gives rise to the protein MGKYFIEVEKLAKKDLEIHYKSGDKPSIRRINQIFIELSEHPEIGIGKPEKLKFDLSGFWSRQINRKDRLIYKIEENIVTVTIISALGHYGDK
- a CDS encoding flagellar motor protein MotB, with the translated sequence MNTRITKSTMLIALLGLSSQLFAQETPTSTSAAGRFSPTQFRTWSIGVHGGLLTPRTIFGNSNHQFETPVEHIGYGGYIKKQILPSLGIQADFLAGKVEELRAATGTGTFIPNTGYKTNIQWSGALSAVWNVANISINQENAVLIPYLKAGAGYMSSGATTNPANVQDAGYYREGWFVPVGAGVKLGVAKGINVDLGYDVNFVKSAKFDGFNGPTNDRFAYAHAGLEFAIGDKSKPQLQNYSSLANLNKQTAEESAELRRALSTAEQNAQRDREQYAKDLGDDDNDGVANKFDKCPGTASGTVVDGSGCPIKVQREIIKETKVITEADRKVVRDAISNLEFDLGKSTIRSKSYATLNRVAGLLVEKNFSLKLAGHTDNTGSRELNLRLSKDRAESVKAYLVSQGANASRIEATGYGPDQPIATNKTAAGRQQNRRVEFTLY
- a CDS encoding heat-shock protein, whose protein sequence is MTLVNFNNRTRNTAPYFNNVFDSLFSDAVSKNKMVDKSPNVNIYENETAYVIELAAPGLKKEDFQINLKKDTLSVWAEVKKEEIQVAKDFTRKEFDYSSFARSFNLPDSADGDNITAEYKDGILSINISKKDDAKLQHKEIVVS
- a CDS encoding nicotinamide mononucleotide adenylyltransferase; this translates as MEREILDTKRKALKINLDPRIYGTFAEIGAGQEVSRNFFNAGAASGTVAKTMSAYDMTFSDAIYGAETNGRYVSQNRLLQMLDHEFGLLNERLSGEKYESRTFFAFADTVTTLNYKRTNEPHGWVGIRFQNEPGGLPNEIFFHVRLLDTDVNMQQRVLGIIGVNLLYAAFYHYQDPKLMVESLADNLTIGSVEIDLISVKGPAFPGVDNILLNLYMIMKDFSAAAIFDSDAHPRQAKDLLYKKDIMILRTKYGQKSLPNFNLFNKATDQFKRTNKVEEGNLAVMIEVLLTNVLTDAQETPDDIDLEAVAKRAQEMCDTGNIVIVSNFTRHNRLAKYLARCKPKSVGLATNINNLKFVFNAKNFSGENYSGQLLSYVNDMFNTNVRLFAYPFLDKKTNQVITTENMPVTPEAKPLFDFLLINGYITDIKDYSEDEVKTV
- a CDS encoding RNA helicase, translating into MSLDKLKLSKPLVAAMTDAGFLTPKEIQARTMSRILGGQDVIAVGPEGSGKTTTYVLATLMKLKYAFEEAPRALILVPDAEHVDHVLEQFKLLNRNSTFRILGIDSRGAVDTQMNEITDGCDIIVAVPDRARALYLKLALNTNKIQLFIVDNAELIVKKGLQLPVVELANSAYKSQHVVFTEVMHEKLNHMISPFMKDSTTTIEVDEIGEKQAEVYQQMLYQVPNFRTKLNLLTLLLNDTEVFDKVVVFVNTRLTAQTVYKNFNQHKEGEISIYRSLFFDDKGYDDIEDFKDNPDARVLIVANENLGELNIEGIPFILHFELPEQKETLIQRIVKHGDEDVVAITFSTDIELIEVKKIEQAIGQKLEVMELPEDLKVVDAAAKPKKKKGAEEDETSERGAAFHEKKASNLKNYNYSAGTKAKMTYKNKKGLS